The genomic stretch TGGCACCACGATGAAGCTCTGCCCGCCGCGATGGTGCTCGCGTAACAGCGCTTCGCGCATCACCATGTCATCCCATTCCATTACGTAGGTCCGCACAGCTAGACGATCGACTGGCGGAGTCTGGATGGTGGAAAGTTCGCGCAGGCCCGTCATCGCCATCTGCAATGTGCGCGGGATCGGCGTGGCGGTCAGGGTCAGCATGTGCACATCGGCGCGCAGCTGTTTGAGCTTCTCCTTATGCGTCACCCCAAAGCGCTGTTCTTCGTCCACGATGACGAGGCCGAGGTTCTTGAACTTGGTCTGCTTGGACAGGATCGCGTGCGTGCCGACGACGATGTCGACGTCGCCGTTTTCGAGACCGTCGCGCGTCTCTTTCGTTTCTTTAGAGCCCACCAGTCGAGACAGCCGCCCGACCTTGAGGGGAAAGCCGCCAAAGCGCTGGCTGAAATTCTCGAAATGCTGGCGGGCGAGCAGGGTGGTGGGGGCAACCACGGCGACCTGTTGGCCGTTCATCGCGGCGACGAAGGCAGCGCGCAGGGCGACCTCGGTCTTGCCGAAGCCGACATCGCCGCACACCAGCCGATCCATCGGCCTGCCGCTTTCGAGATCACGCAGCACGTCTTCGATCGCGCGCTCCTGATCGTCGGTTTCCTCATACTGGAAGCGGTCGAGGAACTGGTTGTACGGCCCGTCTTCCACTTCGAGCACCGGCGCCTTCTTGAGCGCACGCTGAGCGGCGACCTGCATCAACTCGCCCGCGATCTCACGGATGCGCTCTTTCAGTCGGGCACGGCGTTTCTGCCATGCTTCTCCGCCCAGCCTGTCGAGCTGCACCGCTTCCTCGGAAGAACCGTAGCGGCTGAGCACGTCAATGTTCTCGACCGGAATGAACAGTTTGTCGCCGCCGCGATACTCGAGCTGGACGCAGTCGTGCTTCGACTTGCCGACCGGGATGGGTTCGAGGCCTAGATACTTGCCGATGCCGTGTTCGGTATGAACGATCAGGTCGCCGACGCTGAGCGCCTGCAGTTCGGCGAGGAAGGCGTCGGCATCCTTGCGCTTGCGCTTGCGGCGCACCAGCCGGTCACCGAGGATGTCCTGCTCGGTCAGCAGCTCCAGTTCGTCATTCGCGAAGCTGGCCTCGACGGGCAAGATCATCGCCGAAGGCTTGCCATTTGCTGACTGCCCAAGCGCTTCCTGCCAGCTATCGGCCAGTTGCACCGTAACACCGGCCTCGTTGAGGATAGAGACGATGCGTGAACGGCTGCCCTTGGAATAGGTCGCCAGCAGCGGGCGCTTGTTGGCTTTGCCGATGGCTTTCAGATGGTCGGCCAGCACCGGATAGACATTGTCGCCGCGCGCCCGCTCGGGCGCGAAATCGCGGCCGGAGCGGAAACCGAAGTCGATAACCTTGTCGCTTTCCGGTTCGTCGAAACTGGTCGCGCGATGGGCGGGCGCATCGGCGAGGGCGGACTTGAACTCGTCTTCGGTGAGGTAGAGCGCGTCGGGCTTCAGCGGGCGGTAATTGCCCTTCGCCTGTCCGCTGATCGCGGTTCGCTGGTCATGATAATCGCCGATATCCTTCAGCCGCTCTTCCGCCGCAGCAAGCGAGGCGTTGTCGATGACCACGACATCGTCTTTGCCGAGGTGGTCGAACATCGTGACCAGCTTATCCTCGAACAGCGGCAGCCAATGCTCCATACCGGCGAGCCTGCGCCCCTCGCTGACCGCTTCGTAGAGCGGGTCCTGCGTAGCATTGGCTCCGAACATTTCGCGATAGCGGCTGCGGAAACGCTTGATGCTGTCCTCGTCCAGCAGCGCTTCGCTGGCGGGTAGGAGTAAATGGTTGGCGAGCCGTCCGGTGCTCATCTGCGTGGTGGGATCGAAGCTGCGCAGGCTTTCCAGTTCGTCGCCGAAGAAATCGAGCCGCAGCGCTTCGTCCAGCCCGCTGGGAAAGACGTCCACGATCGACCCGCGGATGGCATACTCGCCCTTGTCGATGACCGTATCGGTGCGGCTGTAGCCCTGTTTCTGCAGCAGCAGCGACAGGCTCTCGCGGCCGATCTCCGTGCCCGGTTTGAACTCGCGCACACTCTCGCGAATACGGAAAGGGGTGAGCACGCGTTGGAGCACGGCGTTGGCCGTCGTTACGACCAGTTGGGCCTTCGCCTTGCCTGTCTGCAGCCGGTGGAGCGCAGCAAGTCGCCGCGCGCTGATCGACAAGGCGGGGCTGGCACGGTCGTAGGGAAGCGAGTCCCATGCCGGGAACTCGATCACTTCCAACTCGGGCGCGAAGAAGGCTGCTGCATCGACGATTCCGCGCATCGCAGCATCGTCGGGCGCGATGAACACGGCACGGCCAGTGCTGGCACGCGCGAGGTCGGCCATCACGAGCGGTTGCGCGCCGCGCGCGACTTGCGCCAGCGTGAGCGGGGTATCGGCTTTCAGGATACGGGAAAGGTCGGGCATCGGGATCCTGTCGTCGGGGCGCAGCCTGTCGCACACGCACGAGTGCCCCCCGGCCCGGTCGGGAAGGGGGTGCTTCAGTAATTCGTCACTGGGGAGATAGTGCCCGCAGGCTGCCCGTCAACGCGGAATGTCGACGTAATCGAGTTCCTGCATCGCTTCCATCAACTCGCCCTGGAAGCGCGGCGGGGTGGGCTGGGTCTTTAGCGCCCAAGCCATGACGTCCACATCGTCTTCCTCGAGCAGCATTTCGAACCATGCGAGCTCTTCTTCGGACCAGTCCGCGCTGTAGCGATCGAAAAAGCCGCCGATCATGTAATCGGCCTCGCGCGTGCCGCGGTGCCAGGCGCGAAACTTCGCGCGCTGCTTGCGGCCATCGAAGGTGAGCATCTCGGGCATGGGGAGCGATTAGGGCACGCCTCTCGGCGTTTCAACAGTCATTGCGAGCGAAGCGAAGCAATCCATCGTGCGACGCCTGAGCTGTGGACAGCCTTGGAGATGGATTGCTGCGTCGCCTCCGGCTCCTCGCAATGACGGGCGGAAGTTGGTAGCGACCGGCCATGCGCCCCGATGTCCTCAATCCGCTGTTTGCCGAAACGGAAACGCTCGACGGCGTCGGGCCGAAGCTGAAGAAACCGCTTGGGCGCCTCGGCCTCACGCGAATACGCGATCTCGATTATCACCTACCCGAACGCTTCGTGACCCGCCGCGCAGTCGGCAACATCGACGAGGCCGGCGAGGGCGAGCAGATCGTCGTCAAGCTGACTGTCACTGAACATCGCGCCAGCCGCAGTCCGCGCGCGCCCTACCGGGTGCTGGCACAGGATGCGATCGGTAATATCCTCGCGCTGACGTATTTCGGGCGCGCGTCCTACACTGCGAAAAAGCAGCTACCGGTTAGCGAGACGCGCTGGGTGGCAGGCAGGCTGGAACGCTTCGGCGACATGCTGCAGATCGTCCATCCGGACCATGTTTTGGAAGAAGGCGGCGAGAGCCTCCAGCGCCTGTGCGAGCCGGTCTATCGCCTCTCCGAAGGCCTCACTCAGCCGAAGGTCGCGGGGCTGGTCGAGCAAGCGCTGGAGCGTACGCCTGAACTGCCCGAATGGATCGACGCTTCGCAGCTCGACAAGGAAGAGTGGCCCGCGTGGCGCGATGCGCTGGTACTGGCCCACAAGGGCGAGAACAAAGCCGCGCGCGACAGGCTCGCCTATGATGAGCTGCTCGCCAACAGCTTGGCTCTAATGCTGGTGCGCGCAGACAATCGCAAGCGGCGCGGCCAGGCGCTGCAAGGCGACGGCAGCTATCGTGGACGGCTCGAACTTTCGTTCCCTTTGACTGGCGCGCAAAAGCGTTCGATTGCCGAGATCGAGGGCGACATGGCGCAGGAGGCGCCCATGCTGCGGCTGCTGCAAGGCGATGTCGGTGCGGGCAAAACGGTGGTCGCGCTGGAAGCCATGCTGATTGCGGTGGAGGCGGGCGCGCAAGCCGCGCTGCTGGCCCCGACCGAAATCCTCGCAAGACAGCACTACGAGAGCCTGCGCCGGATGGCCGAACCTACCGGCGCGCATGTCGCGCTGCTGACCGGGCGCGACAAGGGCAGGGCGCGCGAGGCGACGCTGATGGGTTTGCTCGACGGTAGTGTTGACATCGTGGTCGGCACCCATGCGATCTTTCAGGACAAGGTCGCCTATCGCAATCTCGCCATGGTCGTGATCGACGAGCAGCATCGGTTCGGGGTCGGCCAGCGGCTCATGCTTGCCAGCAAGGGCAAGCGCGCTCCGCATGTGTTGGCAATGACCGCCACGCCGATCCCGCGCACGCTGACGCTGGCGCAATATGGCGAGCTCGATGTCAGCAAGCTCGACGAACTGCCGCCGGGCCGACAGGCGATCGATACCGTCGTGATGGGGCAGGACAAGATCGGCCCGCTGGTCGATCGTCTCACCGCCCAGATTGCGGAAGGGCGGCAGGCCTACTGGGTGTGCCCCATGGTCCGCGAACTGGACCGGCCCGAGGAAATCGCGGCCGCCGAAGCGCGCTATTCTGCGCTTAAGGAGCGGTTCGGCAAGGATGTCGTCTTGGTGCACGGCCAACTCGCGCCCGAGATTAAAGATGCGGCAATGGAGCGGTTCGCCAGCGGCGATGCGAAGCTGTTGGTGGCGACGACCGTTATCGAAGTCGGCGTGGACGTGCCCAATGCGACGCTGATGGTGATCGAACAGGCCGAGCGCTTCGGTCTCGCGCAGCTTCACCAGTTGCGTGGACGCGTGGGGCGGGGCAGCGAGAAGAGCTTCTGCGTCTTGCTGCATGGCGAGAACCTGTCCGAGACCGCTCAGGAACGGCTGAAACTGATGCGCCAGACGCAGGACGGTTTCCTGCTTGCGGAAGAAGATCTGCGCCTGCGCGGCGGCGGGGAATTGCTCGGCACGCGGCAATCGGGCGACACACCTTTCACCGTCGCCAGCCTCGACCAGATCACCCAGCTACTGCCGAAGGCCTATGACGATGCGCGGCTTCTCATGGAGCGGGACGGCGGTCTCGAAGGCAAGCGAGGCGAAGCGGCAAGAGTGCTGCTCTATCTCTTCGAACGGGACTACGGCGTGAGGACGCTTCGGGGCGGCTAGAAGCCGAGCAAATCCAGTTCGCGCGTGACGGCGCTGCGATAGCTTGCACCGAATAGCCGAACGTGGACCAGCCACATCCACAGGCGATAGATCGGCTGGCGCCCCTGCCAACCGTGATCTAGCTGCAGAGCATCGAAGAACGCGGACGGCGGATTGTCGAACATGGTGAGCGAGGCCGCATCGACTTCGCGGTGGCCGATATAGGCGCAAGGGTCGATCAGGACGGCGCGGCCATCGTTTGCGTGGACGATGTTGCCGCCCCACAAATCGCCGTGGACAAGTGCGGGAGCGGGTGCAGACGGAAGAAGGTCGTGCAATCGCTCAGCGAGCGCCACTACGCGTTTGGCCACCTCCGCATCGAGATGCGGCAGGTGGCAGAGCAACCGATTGTCGCGCCAGAAATCCGCCCAGTTGCCGGAACGAGAGTTCGGCACCTCGACATGTTTGAGCGCGTAATCCTCGTCCCAACCGAATGCTTCATCGTAGCTACCAGTCAGGCAAAGCAGGGTCTCGGCAAGTGCTTGCCAGCGATCGTGAGCATCGATTGCGCCGCTCTCAATGTTTTCCATGACCAGGCAATGCGATCGCCATCCGTGTACCGCCGGGACCGGCGCGCCGGTTTCTGCCATGGCGCGGAGCATGCGCCCTTCGGCCTCGACCATCGGACCGCGTTTGATCACGACCCTGCGGCCATCGGTGAGAGTCGCGAGGCTCGCGCCGGAGATGTCGCCGCCGGGCAGGGGCGTCTGTTCGGCGATTGCACTGCTGGTAATCTGCTCGACTGGCTCTCGATCGGTCGTCAAGCAGTCCTCGCAAACGTCGCTTCGACGATACCGCGCACATCGACCCGCGCTTTAAGCCTTGCGCCAAGCAGAGCCGTGCCGCTGACCTTGCGCTGGACGAAGAGCGTCTCCGCCGGCGGCAGGTGCCAACTCTCGCGATCCTGCGCGATCGGCATAACGGTATCGCGAATTTCGGGAACAAAGGCGCGGTCGCCGAAGTCGAGTTTTTCCTGTCGGGCCATCTCGGTCACGATAATGTCGATAGCCTTGTCGACCCGGTCCGGGTGACGTTCCACCGCGCGAGGATTGATGAAGCCGGCTGTGATGGCTTCTTCGCGTACCTGCTCGCGATCCTCGGCGAGCCCAGCCATCAGCAGGCGCCGGTAGGACAGGGCGATAGCCGGATCGATTTGCCGCGCCGCACCGAAATCCAGCAGGACGATCTGTTCCGTGTCCGAGCGATAGCGGTAATTGGCGAAATTCGGATCGGTCTGCATCAGCCCGAATTCGAACAATTCGCTGGCAACCAGCTCGATTAGGTTTGTGAAGATGCGATCGATAGTTCCTTGGGTCTCATCGGCCAGAGTTTCTATCGGACGCCCTTCCTCGAAACTCATCACCAAGACCCGGTCGCGGTTCAGCTCCGTGTCCAGCTCCGGTACTATGAAGCGGTCGTCATCGCGCAAGCGCTCGGCGAAAGCCTGCATCATCTCGCCTTCGCGCCGATAATCGGCCTCTTCGTGCAATTGCTGTTTGGCAGCCGCGAGAAGCGGGCCGATGTCCAGTTCCTTCGGAAGCAGCCCGGCGATCTTGAGCAGCGAGGCGACATTGTCGACGTCGGAATCGATACTCTGGGCGATCCCGGGATATTGCACTTTGACCGCCAATGACCGCCCGTCTGGTGTCAAAGCGCGGTGGACCTGGCCGATGGATGCAGCAGCGATCGGGCGCGGCTCGAACCGGCGGAACTGCCGTCGCCAGTCCTTCCCCCATTCCGCACTCAAGACCTTGTCGAGCTGGCGGGGCGGCATAAAGTCGGCTCGTTCGCGGAGGCGCGCAAGTATCTCCGCCAGCTCCGGCGGCAGGAAATCTCCTGCGTCCATAGAGATCATCTGACCCAGCTTCATGGCCGCACCGCGCAAATGCGACAGGCGATCGGCAAGCCGCATTGCATTGCCCGGTGTCAGGATCAGCTGGTCGATCCGGGGGCGCTCGCCCGCCGCGAGCCGCCGCGCTCCCTCGCTCAGCATGCCCCCGGCCACCCCTCCGGCAAGGCGCGTGAAGCCAGCCAGTCGGCCCGCGCGGGATGAGGGCACCGAGCGATGGCGGTCGCGCGGATCTTCTGTGTCGTCAGCCATTCCGATCGATCAGCACAGCGACCAATGCGTTTGCTCCAGCTTGCACCTCGGCCCAAGTCTGCCGGAACCCGTCGGCCCCGCCGTAATAGGGATCGCCGACCTCCCTGCCGTTCTGGCCGGGCACGAGATCGAGCAGCATCGCCACCTTCGCCTTGCCATCGCCGGGATCGCGCTGCGCGATGTTCTGCATGTTCGACTTGTCCATGCCGAGGATGAAATCGAACTCGTGGAAGTCTTCCGCTGCCAGCTGGCGTCCGCGAAAGGCGCGAATGTCGATTCCTTGGCGCTGCGCCTCCTCAATGCTCCGCGGATCGGGCGGCTCGCCGACATGGTAATCGGCAGTCCCGGCGCTATCGACCTCGACTTCGAGACCCGCTTCCTCTGCGGCCTTGCGAAAAGCCGCTTCGGCGAGGGGGGATCGGCAGATATTTCCGAGACAGACGAAAAGGACTTTGGTGTTGGCCATGGCGCAAACTTGGGCACCATCAGCTCTCGACGCAAGTGCTCAGGCTGCGACGCGGACCTGATTGCGACCGCCGGTCTTGGCTTCGTAGAGCGCTTCGTCGGCGCGGGCCATGATATGGTCGATGTCGTCGTCGGACTGGAATTCGGCTACGCCCACGCTGATCGTGAACGGGATAATCGCGTCGCCATGGCGCACCGGTTTGCCGTCGATGGCGAGGCGCAAGCGCTCGCAGACAGTCTTCGCCCCCTCGATATCTGCCTTGGGCAAGATGATTGCGAATTCCTCTCCGCCGATCCGGCCCACGAAATCGCGCGTTCGTAGGGAGTCGTCGGCGCGGACCCCGACTTCGCGAATAACCTCGTCTCCGGCCGGATGACCGAAACGATCGTTGATCCGCTTGAAGTGATCGATATCGAAAATCGCGACACATAACTTTCGGGAAGGATCGTTTGCTGCACGCTCGAGCGCTCGACCTAGCGCTTCCATAAAACTACGCCGGTTTGGCAGTCCGGTCAGCGCATCGGTCGCGGCGAACCGTTGAAGTTCACGGCGCGCTTGCGCTTCGGCGTCGACGGCCCGGCGGATGTAGAACGTGGCAACCGTTGCCAGGATCAGCAAAAGGGCGCCGATCCCGGTCAGCCCGTATTGATAGAGTTCATTCTCGCGTGCTCGGCGCTGGGCGAGGGAGGTCTGTTCACGCAGCAACTCGCGCTCGGCACGTTCGATCTCCGAGAGGCCAGCAAGTATCGCCTCGATCGCCCGTCGATCGGCACCTTGGCGGATATAAAAGATCGCTTCGGCGTTCCGGCCGGTCTCTTGCTGTTCGATCATGGCAGAAAATACGGCGTTTAGGCGTTCGAACTGCTCTTCCATGGCTGCAAGGCGCCTGGTCTGCGCAGGGTTGTTTGCGATGAGTTGCGCCAATCGCGTCCGCGCATCCTGCGCATCTCTCACGCCAGTACGATATGGCTGCAGGAACAGCGGATCGTCGGTCAGCAAATAGCCGCGCTCGCCGCGTATCTGCTGCAAGGCGGCGGTGCGGAGCCGGTCGGTTTCGAGCAGCACTTCCAGGGTTTGCGTCTGGCGGGCTTCGTTGGCCGAACGCTCACTGGCCGAACGCTGGGCGCTCCAGCTTGCTCCTGCCAATAGCAGGGCGAGGATGGCAACGCATCCGATGAGGAAATAAGCGCGCCAGTCCGATCCGCGCGATCGCCGCGCGAAATGCCTGATCAGCCACATGATCGGTGAGCCCCACTCATCCGCGGAGCCCTAGCGACTAGAGGGTTAACGAGGCGATAAGCACGGCATGCGAAATCGCCCGTTTGCCAGCCCTTCAGGTGACGCGGTCTCCGGCGTCTGCAACCGATTGGATGTCCTGGCCAAGCCCGCGCACCGTATTGCAGGCCGATAAAGACATCGCACCTGCGGCGACCAGGGCGACTACGGCGAATTTGCGAAGCATCTCGAAGACATCCTTTGCTCTGACGCCCTCGGGCGCGGTCCACCGCGTCGTTACGCAGAATGGGTTGATCGGCGATGAACGAAATTGGTCGGGGAGAGAGGATTCGAACCTCCGGCCCCTGCCTCCCGAAGACAGTGCTCTACCAGGCTGAGCTACTCCCCGACCGGATGCGTGGCGGGGCGGACCCCGCGAGGCAGAGGCGGCCCTATAGGTGTGGATTGCCGCACGTGCAAGCGGGCATTTGGCCGATTTTCGGGATAGAGCCGGTGGTGTGGAAAACGCACATTACGAACAGCAATATCTCGACCTGATGCAGCGCATCTGGCGCGAAGGCGACGAGCGGCGCGATCGCACGGGTATCGGCACGCGATCGGTCTTTGGCGCGAGTCTGCGATTCGACATGGCGGATGGAGCGATGCCGCTGCTGACCACCAAGCGGGTCTACTGGAAAACGGCCACCCGCGAGATGCTGTGGTTCCTCACCGGCGACACCAATATCCGCCCGCTCGTGCTGCAAGGCGTCAAGATCTGGAACGAGTGGCCCCATGCGCGCTACGTCAAGGAGGCCGGCGAGGACATCGCGCTCGACGAGTTCGTGCAGCGGATTGCCGAGGACGAGACTTTTGCGCAGCGCTGGGGCGATCTTGGTCCGGTCTATGGCAAGCAATGGGTCGACTGGCCGACCTATCGCTATCGCAAGGACGGGCTGTTCGAGCCGGGTGAGGGCATCAACCAGGTTGCCGAAGTGGTCGAATCGCTCCGCAGCAACCCCGGCAGCAGGCGCCACATCATCGAGGGCTGGAACGTCGCGGAGCTCGACCGGATGGCTTTGCCGCCGTGCCACAAGACCTACCAGTTCCATGTCGCGGGCGACCGGCTGAATTGCCTGCTCTACCAGCGCAGCTGCGATGTCGCGCTCGGCTTGCCGTTCAACCTGTGGTCGGCAGCGCTGCTGGCGCGCATGATCGCCCAGCAGGTCGATCTCGAACCGGGTGAGCTGGTATGGATGGGCGGCGATACGCACCTCTATCTCAATCACCAGCACCTGATCGAGGAGCAGCTCTCGCGGGAACCTCGCGGGCATCCGACGCTTGCCATAAAGCGGCGTCCGCCGACGATCTTCGACTATCGCATTGAGGATTTCGAGGTTCGCGACTACACGCCGCAAGGGCCCATCAAGGCGCCCGTCGCCGTGTGATCCGGACCGAGCGGTCTGCATCCCTTGACCGTTTCGCGCGCGTGAAATAATATAACGCCTGCGCGTAAGATTGCGTCTGGGAGAGTTTTCTATGGCCGACAGGCCCACCGGAGCCGGACAGGGCGATAATCGTCCCAAGCTGTCGCTCCACGTACCCGAACCCAAGTTCCGGCCCGGCGACGCGGTCGATTTCTCGCATTTGCAGGTGCCCGAGGCCGGCACGGCGATACGTCCCGACGAAACCTGCGACCCGAAGGACATGCACGAGCTCGCCTACGGTCTCGTCCGTGTGCTGGGCGAGGATAACAAGGCGCACGGTGCCTGGGATCCGAAACTCGATCCCGAAACCCTGCGCAAGATGCTGGGCCATATGGCCATGACCCGGGCCTTCGACGAGCGCATGTTTCGCGGGCAGCGGCAGGGCAAGACCAGCTTCTACATGAAATGCACCGGCGAAGAGGCCACCAGCGTGTCTGCCTCCATGGCACTGGCGGCGGACGACATGGTCTTCCCGAGCTATCGCCAGCAGGGCATCCTGATCCAGCGCGGCTATCCGATGATCGAGATGATCAACCAGATCTACTCGAACAAGGGCGACAAGCTGAAGGGCCGCCAGCTGCCGATCATGTATTCGAGCCGCGAGCACAGCTTCTTCACCATAAGCGGCAATCTCGCCACGCAGACTCCGCAGGCCGTGGGGTGGGCGATGGCAAGCGCGATCAAGGGCGACAGCCGGATTGCCGCAACCTGGGTGGGCGAGGGCAGCACGGCGGAGGGCGATTTCCACTCGGCCTGCACCTTCGCGACCGTCTACAATGCGCCGGTCATTCTCAACGTCATCAACAATCAGTGGGCGATTAGCAGCTTCAGCGGCTTTGCCGGAGCCGAGCGCACCACATTCGCAGCACGCGCGCTAGGGTATGGCCTTGCCGGTCTGCGCGTCGATGGCAACGATGCGCTGGCCTGCTATGCCGCCGAGCAGTGGGCGGCCAACCGTGCCCGCGCCAATGCTGGCCCCACCCTGATCGAATTCTTCACGTATCGCGCGGAAGGCCATTCTACCTCCGACGATCCGACCGGCTATCGCAGCGCGCAGGAACGCACCGAATGGCCCCTCGGCGATCCGGTTACGCGTCTCAAGGATCACCTCGTCGCGCTCGGAGAGTGGGACGAGGAGCGGCAGGAGAAGATGGACCTCGAAGCGGCCGAGCACGTCAAGAAAACGACGAAGGAAGCCGAAGCCAACGGCATCCTCGGCCATGGCCTCCATCACCCGTTCCGGACCATGTTCGAGGATGTGTTCGAAGAGCTGCCCTGGCATCTCAAGGAGCAGGCCGAACAGGCGATCCACGAGCGCGAGACCAAATTCCCCGAAGGGCTCCCGAACGGAGGGAAGGGCGCATGAGCGAGACGCAGACCAAGGACGCGCCCGAAAAGGAGCAGGACGTGGAGCGCCGCCTGAACATGATCGAGGCGATCAACGACGCCCTCGATGTGTCGATGGCAAAGGATCCCGACGTCGTCGTGATGGGGGAAGACGTCGGCTATTTCGGCGGGGTCTTCCGCTGCACCGCGGGCCTGCAGGACAAATATGGCAAGACCCGCGTCTTCGACACGCCGATCTCCGAATGCGGCATCATTGCAGTGGCGGTGGGCATGGGTGCCTATGGCTTGCGACCGGTGCCGGAAATCCAGTTTGCCGACTATATCTATCCCGGCCTCGACCAACTGATCTCCGAGGCGGCGCGGCTGCGCTATCGCTCGGCGGGCGAATATATTGCGCCGATGACCGTTCGCTCGCCGTTCGGCGGAGGTATTTTCGGTGGGCAGACGCATAGCCAGAGCCCAGAGGCGATCTTCACCCATGTTTCGGGCCTCAAGACGGTGATCCCGTCAACGCCCTATGACGCCAAAGGCCTGCTGATTAGCGCGATCGAAGACAACGACCCAGTCATCTTCTTCGAGCCAAAGCGCATCTATAACGGGCCGTTCTCCGGCTATTACGACAAGCCCGCGCAGCCGTGGAAGCGGTTCGACGAAAGCGTCGTGCCGGAAGGGCACTACAGCATCCCGCTCGGCAAAGCGCGGCGCGTGACAGAAGGCGATCGCGTCACGATCCTCGCCTATGGCACCATGGTCCATGTGGTCGAAGAGGTGTGCAAGCAAAAAGGCGTCGAAGCCGACATTCTCGACCTGCGCACGCTTGTCCCGCTGGACATCGAGGCGATCGAGGCATCGGTCGAGCGCACCGGGCGCTGCTTGATCGTTCACGAGGCAACGCGCACCAGCGGGTTCGGCGCGGAACTTTCCGCGTTGGTTACCGAACGGTGTTTCTATCACCTCGAAGCGCCGGTCGAGCGTGTGACCGGCTTCGACACACCTTATCCCCACAGCCTCGAATGGGCGTATTTCCCGGGTCCGATCCGTATCGGCGAGGCCCTCGACAAGATTCTGGCGGAGTAACCGCAATGGCGAAGTTCACATTCAATATGCCCGACATCGGCGAAGGCATCGCCGAAGCGGAAATCGTGCAATGGCACAAGCAGGTCGGCGACACGGTCCAGGAAGACGAGGAATTCGTCGACATGATGACCGACAAGGCGACCGTGCCGATGGAAAGCCCGGTCAACGGCAAGATCCTCGAAATCGCCGGCGGCGAGGGCGACATGGTCTCGATCGGCTCGATGTTGGTTGTGATCGACGTCGAGGGCGAAGTGCCCGACGAGGTCGCCGAGGAAAACGACGCGGCCGCTGAGGCCACGCCCGCACCTGCGCCGAAGGACGAAGAGG from Qipengyuania profundimaris encodes the following:
- the mfd gene encoding transcription-repair coupling factor, yielding MPDLSRILKADTPLTLAQVARGAQPLVMADLARASTGRAVFIAPDDAAMRGIVDAAAFFAPELEVIEFPAWDSLPYDRASPALSISARRLAALHRLQTGKAKAQLVVTTANAVLQRVLTPFRIRESVREFKPGTEIGRESLSLLLQKQGYSRTDTVIDKGEYAIRGSIVDVFPSGLDEALRLDFFGDELESLRSFDPTTQMSTGRLANHLLLPASEALLDEDSIKRFRSRYREMFGANATQDPLYEAVSEGRRLAGMEHWLPLFEDKLVTMFDHLGKDDVVVIDNASLAAAEERLKDIGDYHDQRTAISGQAKGNYRPLKPDALYLTEDEFKSALADAPAHRATSFDEPESDKVIDFGFRSGRDFAPERARGDNVYPVLADHLKAIGKANKRPLLATYSKGSRSRIVSILNEAGVTVQLADSWQEALGQSANGKPSAMILPVEASFANDELELLTEQDILGDRLVRRKRKRKDADAFLAELQALSVGDLIVHTEHGIGKYLGLEPIPVGKSKHDCVQLEYRGGDKLFIPVENIDVLSRYGSSEEAVQLDRLGGEAWQKRRARLKERIREIAGELMQVAAQRALKKAPVLEVEDGPYNQFLDRFQYEETDDQERAIEDVLRDLESGRPMDRLVCGDVGFGKTEVALRAAFVAAMNGQQVAVVAPTTLLARQHFENFSQRFGGFPLKVGRLSRLVGSKETKETRDGLENGDVDIVVGTHAILSKQTKFKNLGLVIVDEEQRFGVTHKEKLKQLRADVHMLTLTATPIPRTLQMAMTGLRELSTIQTPPVDRLAVRTYVMEWDDMVMREALLREHHRGGQSFIVVPRISDMEQVSDWLHENVPEVKFVAAHGQMNAGEIEERMSAFYEGKYDVLLATTIVESGLDLPSANTIIIHRADIFGLAQLYQLRGRVGRSKLRAYAYLTYAADTQLSEVAEKRLKVLGDLDSLGAGFQLASHDLDIRGAGNLLGDEQSGHIREVGFELYQSMLEDAILAAKAGELGLEAKPERVSPQITVDAPIMIPEDYVPDLAVRMALYRRLNDAEDKAEIEALAAEMIDRFGDLPPATANLVRLIEIKHQAIEANVAKIDVGAQGTLVTFHNDDFPDGPGLISYVDRLQGTAKLRPDMKLVISRAWNSPESRLNGLFQLTKGLSGIVRKAQKREKKAA
- a CDS encoding succinate dehydrogenase assembly factor 2, which codes for MPEMLTFDGRKQRAKFRAWHRGTREADYMIGGFFDRYSADWSEEELAWFEMLLEEDDVDVMAWALKTQPTPPRFQGELMEAMQELDYVDIPR
- the recG gene encoding ATP-dependent DNA helicase RecG, producing the protein MRPDVLNPLFAETETLDGVGPKLKKPLGRLGLTRIRDLDYHLPERFVTRRAVGNIDEAGEGEQIVVKLTVTEHRASRSPRAPYRVLAQDAIGNILALTYFGRASYTAKKQLPVSETRWVAGRLERFGDMLQIVHPDHVLEEGGESLQRLCEPVYRLSEGLTQPKVAGLVEQALERTPELPEWIDASQLDKEEWPAWRDALVLAHKGENKAARDRLAYDELLANSLALMLVRADNRKRRGQALQGDGSYRGRLELSFPLTGAQKRSIAEIEGDMAQEAPMLRLLQGDVGAGKTVVALEAMLIAVEAGAQAALLAPTEILARQHYESLRRMAEPTGAHVALLTGRDKGRAREATLMGLLDGSVDIVVGTHAIFQDKVAYRNLAMVVIDEQHRFGVGQRLMLASKGKRAPHVLAMTATPIPRTLTLAQYGELDVSKLDELPPGRQAIDTVVMGQDKIGPLVDRLTAQIAEGRQAYWVCPMVRELDRPEEIAAAEARYSALKERFGKDVVLVHGQLAPEIKDAAMERFASGDAKLLVATTVIEVGVDVPNATLMVIEQAERFGLAQLHQLRGRVGRGSEKSFCVLLHGENLSETAQERLKLMRQTQDGFLLAEEDLRLRGGGELLGTRQSGDTPFTVASLDQITQLLPKAYDDARLLMERDGGLEGKRGEAARVLLYLFERDYGVRTLRGG
- a CDS encoding fructosamine kinase family protein, which produces MTTDREPVEQITSSAIAEQTPLPGGDISGASLATLTDGRRVVIKRGPMVEAEGRMLRAMAETGAPVPAVHGWRSHCLVMENIESGAIDAHDRWQALAETLLCLTGSYDEAFGWDEDYALKHVEVPNSRSGNWADFWRDNRLLCHLPHLDAEVAKRVVALAERLHDLLPSAPAPALVHGDLWGGNIVHANDGRAVLIDPCAYIGHREVDAASLTMFDNPPSAFFDALQLDHGWQGRQPIYRLWMWLVHVRLFGASYRSAVTRELDLLGF
- a CDS encoding ABC1 kinase family protein yields the protein MADDTEDPRDRHRSVPSSRAGRLAGFTRLAGGVAGGMLSEGARRLAAGERPRIDQLILTPGNAMRLADRLSHLRGAAMKLGQMISMDAGDFLPPELAEILARLRERADFMPPRQLDKVLSAEWGKDWRRQFRRFEPRPIAAASIGQVHRALTPDGRSLAVKVQYPGIAQSIDSDVDNVASLLKIAGLLPKELDIGPLLAAAKQQLHEEADYRREGEMMQAFAERLRDDDRFIVPELDTELNRDRVLVMSFEEGRPIETLADETQGTIDRIFTNLIELVASELFEFGLMQTDPNFANYRYRSDTEQIVLLDFGAARQIDPAIALSYRRLLMAGLAEDREQVREEAITAGFINPRAVERHPDRVDKAIDIIVTEMARQEKLDFGDRAFVPEIRDTVMPIAQDRESWHLPPAETLFVQRKVSGTALLGARLKARVDVRGIVEATFARTA